The genomic region GAGGCTAGCGAAGCCTATGCAGTGCTCTCCGACTATGAGAAGCGGCACCTGTACGACACCCTGGGGCCGGACAAGTACGACGACCCGAGGGAGGTCCTGTTCTACCGACTGAACCAGGAGGCGGCCAACCGCGAGATAGAGAGGGAATACCAGGCTCAGAGGTCCGCGCTGCAGGACGGGAATGCAGAGGGCCTGGCCGTCTGCATCTTCGGTCTCATCGTCATAGACTTCTTGATTCCTACTTGGGTCTTCGGCCCCTGGTTCTACGTGTTCAACGTCTTCCTCATCCTCGCCATAACCGTCGGCATTTACGATTTGTTCAAGAACTGATCTGATACCGTCAAAAGAAGCTAGGGCATTCTAGCGAGAGCGCGCGCTGCAAGGAAGAGGATTTGTGGCTTATCCACTCGCCAAGATTCTGATCGGGTTGAATGTCCGTTGCTAGTCAAGTTCGCTTGCTAAGATTATGTTCTCTGCAAGGTCATGCCCAAGAAAGATTCTCTGAAGCTGCAACGTTCAATAAGAAGGCGAATCGGCTCCAAAAGTAGCGGTGGTGTATCTTGGCTGCTTGGGCTCCTTACGCAGGCACTGACGCGGTAGCGCTAACAGTCGTACTGCTCATC from Nitrososphaerales archaeon harbors:
- a CDS encoding DnaJ domain-containing protein, whose protein sequence is MTKDFYGVLGVPKTASKAQINDAFRKIAVQYHPDRNKDEDASRRFAEASEAYAVLSDYEKRHLYDTLGPDKYDDPREVLFYRLNQEAANREIEREYQAQRSALQDGNAEGLAVCIFGLIVIDFLIPTWVFGPWFYVFNVFLILAITVGIYDLFKN